Proteins from a single region of Lujinxingia litoralis:
- the sufC gene encoding Fe-S cluster assembly ATPase SufC: MLLQVKDLRATVGEETILKGVNLTVNPGEVHAIMGPNGSGKSTLTKVLAGHPAYEVTGGDVSFAGEDLFELEADERARAGLFLAFQYPVEVPGVSNAAFLRQAYNARQASQGLDELDPLEFDDYVRERMKLVEMDPAFLNRSVNVGFSGGEKKRNEILQMAVLNPKVALLDETDSGLDIDALRVVSNGINALSNEGNAVVLVTHYQRLLNYVKPDYVHVMAGGRLVKSGGKELALELEERGYDWILEEEGAA; this comes from the coding sequence ATGCTATTGCAAGTCAAAGATCTGCGAGCCACCGTCGGTGAGGAGACCATCCTCAAGGGTGTCAACCTCACGGTGAACCCCGGTGAAGTGCACGCGATTATGGGCCCCAACGGCAGCGGCAAGAGCACGCTGACCAAGGTGCTGGCCGGCCATCCCGCCTACGAAGTCACCGGCGGCGACGTGAGCTTTGCTGGCGAAGACCTCTTTGAGCTGGAAGCCGATGAGCGCGCCCGCGCCGGACTCTTCCTGGCCTTCCAGTACCCGGTGGAAGTGCCCGGGGTCTCCAACGCGGCCTTCTTGCGTCAGGCGTACAACGCTCGTCAGGCCTCTCAGGGGCTTGATGAGCTCGATCCCCTGGAGTTCGACGACTACGTGCGCGAGCGCATGAAGCTCGTGGAGATGGACCCGGCCTTCTTGAACCGCAGCGTCAACGTGGGCTTCTCCGGTGGCGAGAAAAAGCGCAACGAGATCCTGCAGATGGCGGTGCTGAACCCGAAGGTCGCGCTGCTGGATGAGACCGACAGCGGGCTGGACATCGATGCGCTGCGGGTGGTTTCCAATGGCATCAACGCGTTGAGCAACGAAGGAAACGCGGTGGTGTTGGTTACGCACTACCAGCGTCTTCTGAACTACGTGAAGCCCGACTATGTGCACGTGATGGCCGGCGGACGGCTGGTGAAATCCGGTGGAAAGGAGCTGGCGCTGGAGCTTGAAGAGCGCGGCTACGACTGGATCCTGGAAGAAGAAGGAGCGGCATGA
- the sufU gene encoding Fe-S cluster assembly sulfur transfer protein SufU: MSDMRALYQEVILDHNRKPRNFGPLEGANRVAQGTNPLCGDNYTIYARVNDDNIVEAVSFEGSGCAISKAAASMMTTRIKGKKIESAETLIDEFRRMLTGEIDLSGEHGLGHLTVFEGVSQLPQRVKCAVLPWHAMHAALQGQDEASTEGESDVWSKE, translated from the coding sequence ATGAGTGATATGCGAGCGCTCTATCAGGAGGTAATCCTCGATCACAACCGCAAGCCCCGTAACTTTGGCCCGCTGGAAGGGGCCAATCGCGTGGCGCAGGGGACCAACCCTCTCTGCGGTGATAACTACACCATTTATGCGCGCGTCAACGACGACAACATTGTCGAGGCGGTGAGTTTCGAAGGCAGCGGTTGTGCGATCTCGAAGGCCGCAGCCTCGATGATGACGACGCGCATCAAGGGCAAGAAAATCGAGAGTGCCGAGACCCTTATCGACGAGTTTCGTCGGATGCTCACCGGGGAGATCGACCTCTCTGGCGAACATGGGCTCGGGCACCTGACGGTCTTTGAAGGGGTGAGTCAGCTTCCGCAGCGCGTTAAGTGTGCGGTTCTTCCGTGGCACGCCATGCACGCGGCGCTTCAAGGGCAGGACGAGGCGTCGACGGAGGGTGAGTCCGACGTGTGGAGTAAGGAGTAA
- a CDS encoding NifU family protein, with the protein MKIAEIEPTPNPNAMKFVLTEPITSGFVTRSFEDFNQAETVPLAKAIFGIDHVISVYFADRWITVTQDGNAEWSQLLRAVAEPIRAASFEDANPEGGIGVSGDMEDDVDLPGMDDPRIPLIRETIDEHIMPFLAGDGGGLKIMGLIDNQLMVRYEGACGTCPASMTGTLLAIENLLQVEVDPELYVATV; encoded by the coding sequence ATGAAGATCGCAGAGATCGAGCCGACCCCCAACCCCAACGCGATGAAGTTCGTTTTGACCGAACCCATCACCTCGGGCTTTGTGACGCGTTCTTTTGAAGACTTTAATCAGGCCGAGACGGTCCCGCTGGCCAAAGCCATCTTTGGCATCGATCACGTGATCAGCGTGTACTTCGCCGATCGTTGGATCACGGTCACGCAGGACGGCAATGCGGAGTGGTCGCAACTTTTGCGGGCGGTCGCCGAGCCGATTCGTGCGGCCAGCTTTGAGGATGCGAACCCGGAAGGCGGGATCGGGGTGAGCGGCGACATGGAAGATGATGTCGACCTCCCCGGGATGGACGACCCTCGCATCCCCTTGATTCGCGAGACGATCGACGAGCACATCATGCCCTTTCTGGCGGGTGATGGCGGCGGACTCAAAATCATGGGGCTGATCGATAACCAGTTGATGGTGCGTTACGAGGGGGCCTGCGGGACCTGCCCGGCCTCGATGACGGGGACCTTGCTGGCGATCGAGAACCTCCTGCAGGTCGAGGTCGACCCGGAACTTTACGTGGCCACGGTCTAA
- a CDS encoding ABC-F family ATP-binding cassette domain-containing protein translates to MVVISVEKVAKSFGDRTLFKDVTFGLGVDDRVGLLGVNGAGKTTLLRIVLGLEAPDEGQVSRARNARVEYLPQEPDLQAGRTALETVLADGPQSFRVVEAYEAACRALASNPQDASLVERVAELGEEMDRVGGWTLENEAKTILSQLGILDHEQPVDQMSGGQQKRVAMARALVRPSDLLILDEPTNHLDVETVAWLEGYLGARSTGLLLITHDRYFLDRVANVILELADQTVYRHSGNYSAFLESRAHREELKQIAEAKRVQLAKKELEWLRRGPKARTTKSKSRIQRAEALLQGGVNLDERKVEIDTVESRLGKKIIRLEDVSHSYDDRAVLRDVSYTVDRRDRLGIVGPNGAGKSTLLNLIAGRLQPQQGLVETGETVVLGYFDQQAEGLDPDLRVHDYITEVAHRVPTSEGFLTASQMLELFLFDRQKQWTYIHKLSGGERRRLYLLRILMGQPNVLLLDEPTNDLDVDTLTVLEDYLDSFEGAVITVSHDRYFLDRTCEHLLVFGEGGAVEEIPGNYSFLEERRVREARAAREEAARQSQVARSEEAPESAPAQGPRKLSYKEKRELEALEPRIAELEERLATIDQEMVVCATDYEKIAALDDEKTKLSGELENALERWMELSELA, encoded by the coding sequence ATGGTCGTCATTTCGGTCGAAAAGGTCGCTAAATCTTTTGGCGATCGCACCCTTTTTAAAGATGTGACCTTTGGGCTGGGAGTCGACGACCGCGTCGGCCTGCTCGGCGTCAACGGTGCCGGTAAGACCACCCTGTTGCGTATCGTCCTGGGGCTCGAAGCTCCGGATGAGGGGCAGGTCTCTCGGGCGCGCAATGCCCGGGTGGAGTACCTCCCTCAGGAGCCCGACCTGCAGGCCGGGCGCACGGCGCTGGAGACGGTGCTCGCCGACGGTCCGCAGTCCTTCCGGGTGGTGGAGGCCTATGAGGCTGCGTGTCGGGCGCTGGCCTCAAACCCGCAGGATGCTTCGCTGGTGGAGCGGGTCGCCGAGCTTGGCGAAGAGATGGACCGCGTCGGTGGATGGACCCTGGAGAACGAGGCCAAGACCATCCTCTCCCAGCTGGGCATCCTCGACCATGAACAGCCGGTGGATCAGATGAGCGGCGGGCAGCAAAAGCGCGTCGCTATGGCGCGCGCGCTGGTGCGTCCCAGTGACCTTCTGATTCTCGACGAACCCACCAACCATCTCGATGTCGAGACCGTCGCCTGGCTGGAGGGCTATCTCGGAGCGCGTAGTACCGGGCTCTTGCTGATCACCCACGATCGTTACTTTCTCGACCGGGTGGCCAACGTGATTCTCGAGCTGGCCGATCAGACGGTGTACCGCCACAGCGGAAACTACTCGGCCTTTCTGGAGTCTCGGGCACACCGCGAGGAACTCAAGCAGATCGCCGAAGCCAAACGCGTTCAACTCGCCAAGAAGGAGCTTGAGTGGTTGCGCCGAGGCCCCAAGGCGCGCACCACCAAGAGCAAGTCTCGCATCCAGCGCGCAGAGGCCCTCCTGCAGGGCGGAGTTAACCTCGATGAGCGCAAGGTCGAAATTGACACGGTTGAGAGCCGCCTTGGCAAGAAGATCATCCGCCTGGAAGACGTCTCACACAGCTACGACGACCGCGCGGTGCTACGAGATGTAAGTTACACCGTGGACCGCCGGGACCGGCTGGGGATCGTCGGTCCCAACGGCGCCGGAAAGTCCACCTTGCTCAACCTCATCGCCGGCCGTCTTCAGCCGCAACAGGGTCTGGTGGAGACGGGAGAGACCGTGGTGCTGGGCTACTTCGATCAGCAGGCCGAGGGCCTCGACCCAGATCTGCGCGTGCATGATTACATCACCGAGGTGGCGCACCGGGTGCCCACCTCCGAGGGCTTCCTGACCGCCTCTCAGATGCTTGAGCTTTTCCTCTTCGATCGCCAGAAGCAGTGGACCTACATCCACAAACTCTCCGGGGGAGAGCGTCGGCGCCTCTACCTCCTGCGTATTTTGATGGGGCAGCCCAACGTGCTCCTCTTAGATGAGCCCACCAACGACCTGGATGTCGATACCCTGACTGTGCTCGAAGACTACCTCGATAGTTTTGAGGGGGCCGTCATCACCGTGAGCCACGACCGCTACTTCCTGGACCGCACCTGCGAGCACCTCCTGGTCTTTGGGGAGGGCGGGGCGGTCGAAGAGATCCCCGGGAACTACTCCTTTCTGGAGGAGCGCCGTGTCCGAGAAGCCCGCGCCGCTCGCGAAGAGGCCGCGCGCCAGAGCCAGGTCGCCCGTAGTGAGGAGGCACCTGAGAGCGCCCCGGCTCAGGGCCCACGCAAGCTCTCCTACAAAGAGAAGCGCGAACTCGAAGCCCTGGAGCCACGTATCGCAGAGCTCGAAGAACGCCTGGCCACCATCGACCAGGAGATGGTCGTCTGCGCCACCGACTACGAAAAGATTGCCGCGCTCGACGATGAGAAGACCAAACTTTCCGGAGAGCTGGAGAACGCGCTGGAACGATGGATGGAGCTCTCGGAGTTGGCGTGA
- the sufD gene encoding Fe-S cluster assembly protein SufD → MSTVTQTTDQHPFIGEALAQPGPLAGQGLPGWWAALRTESLGRLAGLDVPTSRQEEWRFIKPKAIFSTDFTSPDAVSFELGDEALADLQLQEETAATLVYVNGRFDAARSTVGELPDGVVVADWSQMLDHDEVDRLAEYVGANDYFNGDVFYEINSAQYGQGAVILVPRGQVIERPIHLLFVTTGQEGAVHANPRNLIVAGESAQLTVVEEYRGHGEGSYLNNVVDEVVVGANADVKHFKVQREATDAFHVARNLITLSQDARYISTAVTLGAALSRNDSYARYVGQNIDCTLDGLALVRGKQVADTHTAIDHALPNSRSYQLHKTIVDDRAHTVFNGKIFVRQDAQNTRSEQLNQNLILSARGHVDTKPQLEILADDVVCSHGATVGQLEGDQLFYLMSRGIDEERARNLLTFAFAAEVIETITVESLRNSLAEAVLASTDVTGL, encoded by the coding sequence ATGAGCACGGTGACGCAGACCACAGACCAGCACCCCTTTATTGGTGAGGCGCTCGCGCAGCCCGGGCCACTTGCCGGCCAGGGTCTTCCGGGCTGGTGGGCGGCGCTGCGCACCGAGTCGCTGGGCCGTCTGGCCGGGCTCGACGTGCCAACCTCGCGCCAGGAAGAGTGGCGTTTTATCAAGCCCAAGGCGATCTTCAGCACCGACTTCACCTCGCCGGATGCGGTGAGCTTTGAGCTCGGCGACGAGGCGCTGGCGGACCTCCAGCTTCAGGAAGAGACGGCGGCGACGCTGGTGTACGTCAACGGTCGCTTTGATGCGGCGCGTTCCACGGTTGGCGAGCTGCCTGATGGTGTGGTGGTGGCCGACTGGAGTCAGATGCTCGACCACGATGAGGTCGATCGTCTGGCGGAGTACGTCGGCGCCAACGACTACTTCAACGGCGATGTCTTCTACGAGATCAACAGCGCGCAGTACGGCCAGGGGGCGGTGATTTTGGTGCCGCGTGGGCAGGTCATTGAGCGGCCCATCCACCTGCTCTTTGTGACCACCGGGCAAGAGGGCGCGGTGCATGCCAATCCGCGTAACTTGATTGTCGCCGGGGAGAGCGCCCAGCTCACGGTGGTAGAAGAGTATCGTGGCCATGGCGAGGGGAGCTACCTCAACAACGTGGTCGACGAGGTGGTGGTCGGTGCCAACGCCGATGTGAAGCACTTCAAAGTGCAGCGCGAAGCCACCGATGCCTTTCATGTGGCGAGGAACCTGATCACGCTCTCGCAGGACGCTCGTTACATCTCGACGGCCGTCACCCTGGGCGCGGCGCTCTCGCGCAACGACTCCTACGCGCGCTACGTCGGTCAGAACATCGACTGCACCCTCGACGGGTTGGCGTTGGTCCGTGGCAAGCAGGTCGCTGACACGCACACCGCCATCGATCACGCGCTGCCCAACTCCCGGAGCTATCAGCTGCACAAGACCATCGTCGACGACCGGGCCCATACGGTGTTCAACGGCAAGATCTTTGTGCGTCAGGATGCTCAGAATACCCGCTCCGAGCAGCTGAACCAGAACCTCATTCTTTCGGCCCGGGGTCATGTCGACACCAAGCCGCAGCTGGAGATTCTGGCCGACGACGTCGTCTGCTCTCACGGCGCGACGGTGGGGCAGCTCGAAGGCGATCAGCTCTTCTACCTGATGAGCCGTGGCATCGACGAGGAGCGGGCGCGCAATCTCTTGACCTTTGCGTTTGCCGCCGAGGTGATCGAGACCATCACCGTCGAGTCGCTGCGTAACTCGCTGGCCGAGGCAGTGCTAGCCTCGACCGATGTCACCGGGCTCTAA
- the icmF gene encoding fused isobutyryl-CoA mutase/GTPase IcmF: MSASPLAPDYSKDPIALTHPVRFVTAASLFDGHDAAINVMRRILQASGAEVIHLGHNRSVAEIVNAAIAEDAQGIAISSYQGGHIEFFKYMVDLLKERGAGHIKVFGGGGGVIVPEEIAELEAYGVARIFSPEDGRRLGLQGMINQMLEATDYDTVAEQGTPGLAAVVEGEPAALARAITMAEQGRLGALELPEPATRAPVLGITGTGGAGKSSLTDELIRRFLMDFPDKRIALLCVDPSRRKTGGALLGDRIRMNAINEERVYMRSLATRASKGEVSEALSEAIDVVQAASFDLVIVETSGIGQGDADIVEYADCSLYVMTSEFGAHTQLEKIGMLDYADFVAINKYEKAGSEDALRAVRKQLRRNMQITYDVPDDQVPVFGTIASQFGDTGVSALYHALASRFFGDFESSWSFDGPVSKKAHTIIPGERTRYLADIAHTCRGYREWAEEQARLATSLYQLEGAATLLGEESIEGLAAKRDELKDRLDRRSLKLLDGWEELKAKYQGEHFEVQIRDRVKRFELTSTSLSGSKIRRVALPRFQDWGDIVRWQLIENVPGEFPYTAGVFPFKRRDEEPKRMFAGEGTPARTNRRFHYLCEGEAANRLSTAFDSVTLYGEDPDLRPDIYGKVGNSGVSVCTLDDMKRLYAGFDLCAPNTSVSMTINGPAPIILAMFLNTAIDQQFERFEERQGRAPNTEEGQAIAEEALQVVRGTVQADILKEDQAQNTCIFSTEFALKMMGDIQAYFVDKKVRNYYSVSISGYHIAEAGANPISQLAFTLANGFTFVEYYLARGMKIDDFAPNLSFFFSNGMDPEYTVLGRVARRIWSVAMRERYGANARSQKLKYHIQTSGRSLHAQEIQFNDIRTTLQALLALFDNCNSLHTNAFDEAITTPTEASVRRAMAIQMIINREFGLSMNENPWQGSFIIDELTDLVEEAVLQEFEAISRRGGVLGAMETQYQRSKIQDESIYYEIKKHSGELPIIGVNTFLAPEGMDGEDEHVLELIRSTEGEKQTQLDNLAAFKGDHRDQATQALRRLKDVALSDGNIFAELMQTVRVASLGQITRALYEVGGQYRRSM, from the coding sequence ATGAGCGCCAGCCCTCTTGCCCCGGATTACTCCAAGGACCCCATCGCGCTGACGCACCCGGTGCGTTTTGTGACGGCGGCCAGCCTTTTTGATGGTCATGACGCGGCGATCAACGTGATGCGTCGCATCCTGCAGGCCTCCGGGGCCGAGGTGATTCACCTGGGGCACAATCGCTCGGTAGCCGAGATCGTGAATGCGGCGATCGCTGAAGATGCGCAGGGCATCGCGATCAGCAGCTACCAGGGCGGGCATATCGAGTTTTTCAAGTACATGGTGGATCTGCTCAAGGAGCGGGGCGCCGGCCATATCAAAGTCTTCGGCGGGGGCGGCGGGGTGATCGTGCCCGAGGAGATTGCCGAGCTCGAGGCCTACGGGGTGGCGCGAATTTTTAGTCCGGAGGACGGCCGTCGCCTGGGGCTGCAGGGGATGATCAACCAGATGCTGGAGGCAACCGACTACGATACGGTCGCCGAGCAGGGGACGCCGGGGTTGGCCGCGGTGGTGGAGGGGGAGCCCGCCGCGCTTGCCCGGGCGATCACCATGGCAGAGCAGGGGCGCCTCGGAGCATTGGAACTCCCCGAGCCCGCGACCCGGGCGCCGGTGCTCGGCATCACGGGAACCGGCGGCGCGGGTAAGAGTAGCCTGACCGACGAGTTGATTCGCCGCTTCCTGATGGATTTTCCGGACAAGCGTATCGCGCTCTTGTGCGTGGACCCTTCTCGACGAAAGACGGGCGGGGCCTTGCTGGGCGACCGCATCCGCATGAACGCCATCAATGAGGAGCGAGTCTACATGCGCTCGCTGGCCACGCGCGCTTCCAAGGGAGAGGTCTCCGAGGCGCTCTCCGAGGCCATCGACGTGGTGCAGGCGGCGAGTTTTGATCTGGTGATCGTGGAGACAAGCGGGATCGGTCAGGGGGATGCTGACATCGTGGAGTATGCCGACTGCTCGCTCTACGTGATGACCAGCGAGTTCGGGGCGCACACCCAGCTTGAGAAGATCGGGATGCTCGATTACGCCGACTTCGTCGCGATCAACAAGTACGAGAAGGCCGGCAGCGAAGATGCGCTTCGGGCGGTGCGCAAGCAGCTCCGTCGCAACATGCAGATCACCTACGATGTGCCCGATGACCAGGTGCCCGTCTTCGGGACCATCGCCAGTCAGTTCGGAGACACCGGCGTCAGCGCGCTCTACCATGCTCTGGCCAGCCGCTTCTTTGGCGACTTTGAGTCCAGCTGGAGCTTCGACGGGCCCGTCAGCAAGAAGGCACATACGATTATCCCTGGCGAGCGCACGCGCTACCTGGCCGACATCGCGCATACCTGCCGGGGGTATCGGGAGTGGGCCGAGGAGCAGGCTCGGTTAGCCACCAGCCTCTATCAGCTTGAAGGGGCGGCCACCCTTCTTGGAGAGGAGAGCATCGAGGGGCTCGCTGCCAAACGCGATGAGCTTAAAGATCGGCTCGACCGCCGTTCGCTCAAACTTCTCGATGGCTGGGAGGAGCTCAAGGCGAAGTATCAGGGGGAGCACTTCGAGGTGCAGATCCGCGACCGGGTCAAACGTTTCGAGCTGACGTCGACCTCCCTCTCCGGCTCCAAGATTCGCCGGGTGGCGCTGCCGCGCTTTCAGGACTGGGGAGATATCGTGCGCTGGCAGCTCATCGAGAACGTGCCCGGGGAGTTCCCTTACACCGCCGGCGTATTTCCCTTTAAGCGTCGCGACGAGGAGCCCAAGCGCATGTTTGCCGGGGAGGGGACGCCTGCGCGGACCAACCGGCGTTTTCACTACCTGTGTGAAGGGGAGGCGGCAAACCGGTTGAGCACCGCCTTCGATTCGGTGACCCTCTACGGGGAGGACCCCGACCTGCGCCCGGACATTTACGGGAAGGTGGGCAACTCCGGGGTCAGCGTCTGCACGCTCGACGACATGAAGCGCCTCTACGCGGGCTTCGACCTCTGCGCTCCCAACACCAGCGTCTCGATGACGATTAACGGTCCGGCGCCGATCATTCTGGCGATGTTCCTCAACACTGCGATCGACCAGCAGTTCGAGCGTTTTGAGGAGCGCCAGGGCCGGGCGCCCAACACCGAAGAGGGGCAGGCCATCGCCGAGGAGGCGTTGCAGGTGGTTCGAGGCACGGTTCAGGCCGACATCCTCAAGGAGGACCAGGCTCAGAATACCTGCATCTTCTCAACGGAGTTCGCCCTGAAGATGATGGGGGATATTCAGGCCTACTTTGTCGATAAGAAGGTGCGAAACTACTACTCGGTTTCGATCAGCGGCTACCATATCGCGGAGGCCGGAGCGAACCCCATCAGCCAGTTGGCCTTTACCCTGGCCAACGGCTTTACCTTCGTGGAGTACTACCTGGCCCGGGGCATGAAGATCGATGACTTTGCCCCCAACCTCTCCTTCTTCTTCTCCAACGGCATGGATCCGGAGTACACGGTCCTCGGCCGGGTCGCCCGTCGGATCTGGTCGGTGGCGATGCGCGAGCGTTACGGGGCGAACGCGCGCTCGCAGAAGCTGAAGTACCACATTCAGACATCGGGGCGTTCGCTGCACGCCCAGGAGATTCAATTTAACGACATCCGCACTACCTTGCAGGCGCTCCTGGCTCTCTTTGATAACTGCAACAGCCTGCACACCAACGCCTTCGACGAAGCGATCACCACGCCGACCGAGGCTAGCGTCCGCCGGGCGATGGCGATTCAGATGATCATCAACCGGGAGTTCGGTCTCTCGATGAACGAGAACCCCTGGCAGGGCTCCTTCATCATCGATGAGCTCACCGACCTGGTAGAGGAGGCGGTGCTCCAGGAGTTTGAGGCTATCAGCCGTCGGGGGGGCGTGCTCGGGGCGATGGAGACTCAGTACCAGCGCAGCAAAATTCAGGATGAGTCGATCTACTACGAGATCAAGAAGCACTCCGGAGAGCTCCCGATCATCGGGGTCAATACCTTCCTGGCGCCCGAGGGGATGGATGGTGAGGACGAGCATGTCTTGGAGCTTATTCGCTCCACCGAGGGTGAGAAGCAGACCCAGCTCGATAACCTGGCGGCGTTTAAGGGGGACCATCGCGACCAGGCCACCCAGGCGCTTCGGCGTCTGAAGGATGTTGCGCTGAGCGACGGCAACATCTTTGCCGAGCTGATGCAGACGGTACGTGTGGCCAGTTTGGGCCAGATCACTCGCGCACTCTACGAGGTCGGCGGTCAGTATCGCCGCTCAATGTAA
- a CDS encoding cysteine desulfurase: MSAQTTPGRRTWEAIRGDFPVLAQSIHGHPLAYLDSAASSQMPQQVIDRLVWYHSTQHSNVHRGVHTLSQKATQAFEDVREKVRELINAPSLHECIFTSGTTESINLVAHSFGRAFLQEGDRVLLSALEHHANIVPWQRICQEVGAHIDVIPINDRGELLLETLDELLTERTKIVGVGHVSNALGTINPIAEIIERAHAREIPVLIDGAQAIAHLKVDVQALDADFYVFSGHKMCGPTGIGVLWGKERWLNQMEPYQSGGDMILSVSWEGTTYNGLPHKFEAGTPSIAAGVGLGAAINYLQGIGFERIAAREDELLQRASARLSEIPGVRLIGTAEHKASVLSFDIEGVHPHDIGSILDSEGVAVRAGHHCAQPVMTRLGIPATARASFAFYNDDEDIDRLVAAIYSVKEIFGV, encoded by the coding sequence ATGTCCGCACAAACCACCCCCGGCAGACGCACCTGGGAGGCCATTCGGGGCGATTTCCCGGTGTTGGCGCAGTCGATCCACGGTCACCCCCTGGCTTACCTCGACAGCGCGGCATCCTCTCAGATGCCACAGCAGGTCATCGATCGGCTGGTCTGGTATCACAGCACGCAGCACTCCAACGTGCATCGCGGCGTACACACCTTGAGTCAGAAGGCGACCCAGGCCTTTGAGGATGTGCGCGAGAAGGTTCGGGAGCTGATCAACGCGCCCTCGCTCCACGAGTGCATCTTTACCTCGGGCACCACCGAGTCGATCAACCTGGTGGCTCATAGCTTTGGTCGGGCCTTCTTGCAGGAGGGCGACCGGGTCTTGCTCTCGGCCCTGGAGCATCACGCCAACATCGTGCCCTGGCAGCGCATCTGTCAGGAGGTCGGGGCGCATATCGACGTGATCCCGATCAACGATCGCGGTGAACTCTTGCTGGAGACGCTCGACGAGCTTTTGACCGAGCGCACGAAGATCGTGGGGGTGGGCCATGTCTCCAACGCGCTGGGTACCATCAATCCCATTGCGGAGATCATTGAGCGCGCGCACGCCCGCGAGATTCCGGTGTTGATCGATGGCGCTCAAGCCATTGCCCACCTGAAAGTGGACGTGCAGGCGCTCGACGCCGACTTCTACGTGTTCTCCGGCCATAAGATGTGCGGGCCTACCGGCATCGGCGTGCTCTGGGGTAAGGAGCGCTGGCTCAACCAGATGGAGCCCTATCAGAGTGGGGGCGACATGATCTTGAGCGTGAGCTGGGAGGGGACCACCTACAACGGCCTGCCGCATAAGTTTGAGGCGGGCACGCCTTCGATCGCTGCGGGCGTGGGGCTGGGGGCGGCCATCAACTACCTCCAGGGCATCGGCTTTGAGCGCATCGCGGCCCGGGAGGATGAGCTTCTCCAACGCGCCAGCGCTCGTCTCTCCGAGATTCCGGGCGTGCGGTTGATTGGCACGGCGGAGCACAAGGCCTCGGTGCTCTCCTTTGATATCGAAGGCGTGCACCCGCATGACATCGGTTCGATTCTCGATAGTGAAGGGGTGGCCGTGCGTGCCGGCCATCACTGTGCGCAGCCGGTGATGACACGACTGGGCATCCCGGCGACTGCCCGGGCATCGTTTGCCTTTTACAACGACGACGAGGACATCGACCGCCTTGTCGCCGCCATCTACTCGGTCAAGGAGATCTTTGGCGTATGA